A genomic stretch from Mycobacterium malmoense includes:
- a CDS encoding hemerythrin domain-containing protein, which translates to MNAYDVLKEHHVVIKGLGRKVSQAPVNSEERHALFDEMLIELDIHFRIEDDLYYPALKDASKLIAVAHAEHRQVVDQLSVLLKTPQSAPGYEREWNSFKTVLEAHADEEERDLIPAPPEVTITDAEIEELGNKMAAKMEQYRGSALHKLRTKGRAALVRAL; encoded by the coding sequence GTGAACGCCTACGACGTCTTGAAAGAGCACCACGTCGTGATCAAGGGCCTCGGTCGCAAGGTCAGCCAGGCTCCGGTGAACAGCGAAGAGCGGCATGCCCTTTTCGACGAGATGCTGATCGAACTCGACATCCACTTTCGCATCGAGGACGACCTGTACTACCCGGCCCTCAAGGACGCCAGCAAGCTAATCGCGGTCGCCCACGCCGAGCATCGCCAGGTGGTTGACCAGCTTTCGGTGCTGCTCAAGACGCCGCAGAGCGCGCCGGGCTACGAGCGGGAGTGGAACTCCTTCAAGACGGTCCTGGAGGCACACGCCGACGAGGAAGAACGCGACCTGATTCCCGCTCCCCCCGAGGTGACGATCACCGACGCCGAGATCGAGGAGCTGGGCAACAAGATGGCCGCGAAGATGGAGCAATACCGCGGCTCCGCGCTGCACAAACTGCGCACCAAGGGCCGGGCGGCGCTGGTACGCGCCCTGTAG
- a CDS encoding TetR/AcrR family transcriptional regulator: MHASRSRRSSQHSGDDRKQAILATAERLLQERPLADFSVDDLAKGAGISRPTFYFYFQSKNAVLLSLLDQMNNKAHAALTALGATPSGDPATLWRARIEAFFEVSGSHRAVAVAGAAAKATNPEVRQLWSTLMQRWITYTTVAIQAERMRGAAPDTYPAEDLAVALNLLSERVMAATFTAEEPAIPEHRVIDTLVHIWLASIYAADGKAAAAR; this comes from the coding sequence ATGCACGCCTCCCGAAGCCGCCGTTCATCCCAACATTCGGGTGACGACCGCAAACAGGCGATCCTGGCCACCGCCGAGCGGCTCCTGCAGGAACGGCCGCTGGCCGACTTCTCCGTCGACGACCTGGCAAAAGGCGCGGGCATTTCCCGGCCCACCTTCTACTTCTACTTCCAGTCGAAAAATGCGGTCTTGTTGTCGCTGCTCGACCAAATGAATAACAAGGCGCACGCGGCGCTTACGGCGCTCGGCGCCACACCGTCCGGCGATCCCGCGACGCTGTGGCGGGCGCGCATCGAGGCGTTCTTCGAGGTGTCCGGGTCGCATCGAGCGGTCGCCGTCGCCGGCGCCGCGGCCAAGGCCACCAACCCCGAGGTCCGGCAGCTGTGGTCGACACTCATGCAGCGGTGGATCACCTACACCACGGTGGCGATCCAGGCGGAGCGCATGCGGGGCGCCGCCCCCGACACCTACCCGGCCGAGGACCTGGCCGTCGCGCTGAACCTGCTGAGCGAGCGGGTGATGGCCGCGACGTTCACCGCGGAGGAGCCGGCGATCCCCGAACACCGGGTGATCGACACGCTGGTGCACATCTGGCTGGCCAGCATCTACGCGGCCGACGGGAAGGCCGCGGCGGCCAGGTAG
- a CDS encoding DUF1876 domain-containing protein, whose amino-acid sequence MTRKDDGTKACHVDVLIDEREDRTRAKARLSWAGKRLVGVGLARLDPADEPVAQIGDELAIARALSDLANQLLALTSTDIQASTHEPVTGLHH is encoded by the coding sequence ATGACGCGCAAGGACGACGGCACCAAGGCTTGCCACGTCGACGTGCTGATCGACGAGCGCGAAGACCGCACCCGGGCGAAGGCGCGGCTGTCCTGGGCGGGCAAGAGGCTAGTCGGCGTCGGTTTGGCGCGGCTCGATCCGGCCGACGAGCCGGTGGCCCAGATCGGCGACGAACTGGCGATCGCCCGGGCGCTGTCCGACTTGGCGAATCAGCTGCTCGCCTTGACCTCAACCGACATCCAGGCCAGCACCCACGAGCCGGTCACCGGTCTGCACCACTGA
- a CDS encoding ribosome hibernation promotion factor — MRQRPDLPAVLDVEVTTPGQLSDAGDYARAKIGELGRLTHEPVLHARVRLSEHGDPAVARRVIAQGNLDVNGRPVRAQVEGVTAREAIDRLEARLRHRLERSAEHWEAKRGGMPRLGPHEWRHQSEPTHRPKYFPRPESERRIMRHKSYSLPTCTVEEAAWEMELLDYDFHLFTEKGTQQDSVLYREGPTEYRLAQVNPEGADKLAPFEMPLTVSPRPAPRLTVNQAIERIGLLGLPFLFFVDTARDRGSVLYHRYDGHYGLITPAV; from the coding sequence ATGCGACAGCGACCCGATTTACCAGCCGTTCTCGACGTCGAGGTGACGACGCCTGGCCAGCTCTCCGATGCCGGGGACTACGCACGGGCAAAGATCGGTGAACTCGGTCGCCTCACCCACGAACCGGTGTTGCACGCTCGCGTCAGGTTGAGCGAGCACGGCGACCCGGCGGTGGCGCGCCGGGTGATCGCGCAGGGGAACCTCGACGTCAACGGCCGGCCGGTCCGCGCGCAGGTCGAAGGCGTCACCGCGCGGGAAGCGATCGATCGGCTCGAGGCGCGGCTGCGTCATCGACTCGAGCGCAGCGCCGAACACTGGGAAGCCAAGCGAGGCGGCATGCCACGGCTCGGTCCGCACGAGTGGCGGCACCAGTCCGAGCCCACCCACCGGCCGAAGTACTTCCCCCGGCCCGAAAGCGAACGCCGGATCATGCGGCACAAGTCCTACAGCCTGCCGACCTGCACCGTCGAAGAGGCCGCGTGGGAGATGGAGCTGCTCGACTACGATTTCCACCTGTTCACGGAGAAGGGCACCCAGCAGGACAGCGTGCTGTATCGCGAAGGGCCCACCGAATACCGCCTCGCACAGGTCAATCCGGAAGGCGCGGACAAGCTGGCGCCGTTCGAGATGCCCCTGACCGTCAGTCCGCGGCCGGCTCCGCGGCTCACCGTGAATCAGGCCATCGAGCGGATCGGGTTGCTTGGCCTGCCGTTCCTGTTCTTCGTCGACACCGCCCGCGACCGGGGGAGCGTCCTATATCACCGCTACGACGGGCATTACGGGCTCATCACACCGGCCGTTTGA